From one Thermatribacter velox genomic stretch:
- the ftsH gene encoding ATP-dependent zinc metalloprotease FtsH, whose amino-acid sequence MRLNTNYPNGRFYRNLGFYLLFLIIIISLATSLMQRETPPLVMNYTEFLEAVNQHRVVRVTIMDRNIYGELYDGTRFTTYAPEDPELISILRNANVEIEAKPPAEPSWWARILSSLFPTVLLIVVWIFLLQQLQGGSKVTSFAKSRAKMVDPEKVKVTFRDVAGVDEVKEELQEVVDFLKNPRKFQRIGARIPRGVLLYGPPGTGKTLLARAVAGEAGVPFFSISGSDFVEMFVGVGAARVRDLFATAKRNSPCIVFVDELDAVGRHRGAGLGGGHDEREQTLNQLLVEMDGFDPNEGVILIAATNRPDILDPALLRPGRFDRRIAVPRPDVAAREAILRVHLRGKPLAKDVDVRILARRTPGFVGADLANLVNEAALFAARKGKEVIGMEELEAAIDKVVAGPERRHVIISEREKKIVAYHEAGHALVAKALPNSDPVHKISIIPRGGAALGYTLQLPTEDRYLISKQELLTKLAILLGGRVAEELVFNDVTTGAHDDLRKATEIAREMVCEYGMSEILGPLTLGRRHKEVFLGKDIAEDRNYSEEIAYAIDKEVRALIDRAYQQARSILTSYRDKLDSLAMELIEREVLGKEDIDRILQLPDTAVSNGQDGEISEGTDNKEEDSENTLQERGGKSANEIQ is encoded by the coding sequence GTGAGGTTGAATACCAATTACCCGAACGGGAGGTTTTACCGCAATTTAGGGTTTTACCTCCTTTTTCTGATTATCATCATCTCGCTGGCTACTTCTCTCATGCAGCGAGAAACTCCACCCCTGGTGATGAATTACACCGAATTTCTGGAAGCGGTCAATCAGCATCGGGTGGTAAGGGTAACCATAATGGACCGCAACATCTATGGAGAACTTTACGATGGCACACGTTTCACCACCTATGCTCCTGAAGATCCAGAGCTAATCAGCATTTTGCGCAATGCCAATGTTGAGATTGAAGCCAAACCTCCAGCAGAGCCTTCCTGGTGGGCCAGAATATTGAGTTCGCTCTTTCCCACTGTACTTCTGATTGTGGTTTGGATTTTCCTTTTGCAGCAGCTCCAGGGAGGGAGCAAAGTAACTTCTTTTGCTAAAAGCCGCGCCAAGATGGTGGACCCTGAAAAAGTGAAGGTTACTTTTCGCGACGTTGCCGGTGTGGACGAAGTGAAAGAAGAGCTGCAGGAAGTGGTTGACTTCCTGAAGAATCCCCGTAAGTTCCAGCGTATTGGAGCGCGTATCCCCCGGGGGGTATTGCTTTATGGGCCGCCGGGTACTGGCAAGACGTTGTTAGCGCGTGCGGTGGCTGGAGAAGCTGGCGTACCCTTTTTCAGCATCAGCGGTTCAGACTTTGTCGAAATGTTTGTTGGCGTAGGTGCCGCGAGAGTCAGAGATTTATTTGCCACTGCTAAGAGGAATTCTCCCTGTATCGTTTTTGTTGATGAACTTGACGCAGTGGGTCGCCACCGGGGAGCGGGTCTCGGTGGTGGTCATGACGAGCGGGAACAGACGCTCAACCAGCTTTTGGTTGAAATGGATGGTTTTGACCCCAACGAGGGAGTAATCCTGATTGCGGCTACCAATCGTCCTGACATTCTGGACCCTGCGCTTTTGCGCCCTGGTCGGTTTGACAGACGCATTGCTGTTCCCCGTCCTGATGTAGCTGCTCGAGAAGCTATACTGCGGGTGCATCTGCGAGGGAAACCGCTTGCTAAAGACGTAGACGTTCGCATTCTGGCGCGCAGGACTCCGGGCTTTGTGGGAGCGGACCTGGCTAACCTGGTGAATGAAGCTGCCTTGTTTGCGGCGCGCAAAGGTAAAGAGGTTATCGGGATGGAAGAGCTGGAAGCGGCTATTGATAAGGTGGTTGCTGGTCCGGAAAGGCGTCATGTTATCATCAGCGAAAGAGAAAAGAAAATCGTAGCCTATCACGAGGCAGGTCATGCCCTGGTGGCCAAAGCCCTTCCCAACAGTGACCCGGTTCACAAGATTTCCATCATTCCTCGAGGTGGAGCAGCACTGGGTTACACACTACAGCTTCCCACTGAGGACAGGTATTTAATTAGCAAACAGGAGTTGCTCACCAAACTTGCCATCCTGCTGGGGGGTCGGGTGGCTGAGGAACTGGTTTTTAATGATGTCACGACTGGGGCTCATGACGACCTGAGAAAGGCTACCGAAATTGCTCGAGAAATGGTTTGTGAATATGGGATGAGCGAAATTCTTGGTCCACTGACTCTGGGCAGAAGACACAAGGAAGTGTTTTTAGGCAAGGATATTGCTGAAGATCGCAATTACAGCGAAGAGATAGCTTATGCCATTGATAAGGAAGTAAGAGCACTTATTGATCGGGCATATCAACAGGCTCGCTCTATCCTTACCAGTTACCGCGATAAGCTTGATAGTCTTGCGATGGAACTTATAGAAAGGGAAGTACTGGGTAAAGAGGACATCGATCGCATTTTGCAGCTTCCTGATACTGCTGTTTCTAATGGTCAGGATGGAGAAATTTCGGAAGGTACCGATAATAAAGAAGAAGACTCTGAGAATACTTTGCAGGAAAGAGGAGGAAAGTCTGCCAATGAAATCCAGTGA
- the hpt gene encoding hypoxanthine phosphoribosyltransferase gives MMSDQDSFIERVLIPHEDIQQKVRELGEQITRDYQGKDLRVVGILRGAFIFMADLIRNIKLPLSVDFMSISSYGGSVESSGVVRILKDLDKSITGVDVLIVEDIVDTGLTLKHLLEVLSTRNPASLRVCALLDKKERRLVPDLKIDYVGFEIPNLFVVGYGLDFAEKYRNYPFIFVLKPEYYQPEFTR, from the coding sequence ATGATGTCTGACCAGGATAGCTTTATTGAAAGAGTACTTATTCCCCATGAAGACATTCAGCAAAAAGTAAGAGAGCTTGGGGAACAAATTACCAGAGATTACCAGGGCAAGGATTTGCGAGTGGTGGGGATTTTGCGGGGCGCTTTTATTTTTATGGCCGATTTGATCAGGAATATAAAGCTCCCGCTTAGTGTTGATTTTATGTCGATATCAAGTTATGGGGGCAGCGTGGAATCGAGTGGAGTGGTGCGAATTTTAAAGGACCTCGACAAGTCGATCACCGGTGTTGATGTTTTGATTGTGGAAGACATTGTTGACACCGGTCTTACCCTGAAACACCTTTTGGAAGTGCTTTCCACGCGAAATCCAGCCAGTCTGAGGGTTTGTGCTCTGCTTGACAAAAAAGAGCGGCGTTTAGTTCCGGATTTGAAAATAGATTACGTGGGTTTTGAGATTCCCAACCTTTTTGTGGTGGGGTATGGGCTGGATTTTGCTGAAAAGTATCGTAATTATCCCTTTATTTTTGTGTTGAAACCAGAATATTATCAGCCTGAGTTTACAAGGTAG
- the tilS gene encoding tRNA lysidine(34) synthetase TilS, with protein sequence MSDLVERVSHFIDLYSLIHPRDKVLVAFSGGPDSVALAEVLRCIQRKKNFALVLLHLNHGLRGEEALRDERFCVRWALERRLPIVVVRRGVLKLWEQEKGSLEEIARRVRYEVIEQVAAETGSNVVALGHNLGDQAETLFMNILRGCGLDGLKGMKPAAGKYIRPLLFVERKEILEFLSEKEIPFIEDSSNFRLTFFRNRVRHLAMPFLEEVFNPDFQRALFRLAENVQRIIEERKSEISLPVERKGNLVSLPLSALLNLPPDLLFDAVRFFIKEVRGDLLEISQEHLKALVRLIKRGRGKMDLPGKFEVFIKEGKIFGSPTALPLLSYPDWERFLEVPGTCFFEDLGLHVESKLLDAGKCEVETREKPGRWSAILDFDTLRLPLRVRNFRSGDRIIYRGKEIKVKELFQKMGVVWEWRRSLPLFCDAEKIIWIPGIALDERVKVKENSKRMLFILCKV encoded by the coding sequence GTGTCAGATTTAGTAGAGCGTGTTTCCCATTTCATAGACCTTTACTCACTGATTCATCCTCGGGACAAAGTTCTGGTTGCCTTCTCTGGTGGTCCTGATTCGGTAGCACTGGCGGAAGTCCTCCGATGCATCCAGAGAAAGAAGAATTTTGCGCTGGTACTTTTGCACCTCAATCATGGCTTGCGGGGAGAGGAAGCCTTAAGGGACGAACGTTTTTGTGTTCGCTGGGCTCTGGAACGCCGACTTCCGATTGTAGTGGTGCGGAGAGGGGTTTTAAAACTCTGGGAACAGGAAAAGGGTTCACTGGAGGAGATTGCTCGCCGGGTCCGCTATGAAGTTATTGAACAGGTTGCTGCTGAAACTGGGTCAAATGTGGTAGCCTTAGGGCACAACCTTGGCGACCAGGCAGAAACCTTGTTTATGAATATCTTGAGAGGATGTGGCCTGGATGGTTTAAAAGGAATGAAGCCTGCTGCTGGCAAGTACATTCGTCCTCTACTTTTTGTGGAGAGAAAGGAAATACTTGAGTTTTTAAGTGAGAAAGAGATTCCCTTTATCGAGGACAGCTCTAATTTCAGGCTGACCTTCTTCAGAAACCGGGTGCGCCACCTGGCGATGCCCTTTCTTGAAGAGGTTTTTAACCCCGACTTTCAAAGGGCGCTGTTTCGTCTTGCTGAAAATGTGCAGAGGATTATAGAGGAAAGGAAATCGGAAATCTCGCTTCCTGTTGAGCGAAAGGGCAACCTGGTGTCCCTTCCCTTGAGTGCCTTGCTCAATTTGCCTCCAGATTTACTGTTCGATGCGGTAAGGTTTTTTATAAAAGAGGTAAGAGGAGATCTTCTGGAGATAAGTCAGGAACACCTAAAGGCTCTGGTGCGTTTAATAAAAAGGGGCAGAGGAAAAATGGATTTGCCGGGTAAGTTTGAGGTTTTCATAAAAGAAGGAAAAATTTTCGGCAGTCCTACTGCGTTACCTTTACTCTCTTATCCTGATTGGGAACGTTTTCTGGAAGTTCCCGGTACATGTTTTTTTGAAGACCTTGGCTTGCATGTGGAGAGTAAATTGCTGGATGCGGGAAAATGTGAGGTAGAAACGAGGGAAAAGCCTGGCCGCTGGAGCGCGATTTTAGATTTTGATACCCTGCGCCTTCCTCTCAGGGTGCGCAATTTTCGTTCTGGAGATAGAATAATCTATCGGGGCAAGGAAATAAAAGTGAAGGAGCTTTTTCAGAAAATGGGTGTTGTCTGGGAATGGCGGAGGAGTTTACCCCTTTTTTGTGATGCAGAAAAGATAATCTGGATTCCTGGGATTGCACTTGACGAACGAGTAAAGGTTAAGGAAAATAGCAAGCGTATGCTCTTTATCCTTTGCAAGGTGTGA
- a CDS encoding TrkA family potassium uptake protein has translation MRQIAVFGLGVFGSSLALDLYKLGFTVLGVDIKEEPVKELAGKITEVVQADTTDEKVLEALGIKNFDVAVVSIGDDIQSSVLTTITLKELGVPFIVARAINKMHGKILSKIGADRVIFPEQDMAFKLAKTLALPNAIRTEELFPGYNIVESKVPPFLYGLTLGKAQLRNRYGINVLAIKRGEEYIVSPSADEMLLKGDIIYVLGNEQQLQQFFRSSESNRGREVRVNGKNGK, from the coding sequence ATGCGGCAGATTGCAGTATTTGGTTTGGGAGTTTTTGGGAGCAGTTTGGCTCTGGATCTCTACAAGCTGGGTTTTACAGTACTGGGCGTTGATATCAAGGAAGAACCGGTTAAAGAACTTGCGGGCAAAATAACCGAAGTCGTCCAGGCAGACACGACCGATGAGAAAGTGTTGGAAGCACTGGGTATTAAAAATTTTGATGTAGCTGTGGTCAGCATTGGAGATGATATTCAATCCAGCGTTCTCACCACTATTACTCTTAAAGAGCTGGGTGTTCCTTTCATTGTGGCACGAGCTATTAACAAAATGCATGGCAAGATTCTTAGCAAAATTGGGGCAGACCGGGTAATTTTCCCTGAACAGGATATGGCTTTTAAACTGGCCAAGACTTTGGCTCTTCCCAATGCTATTCGTACTGAAGAACTGTTTCCGGGATACAACATTGTGGAATCAAAGGTTCCTCCATTTTTGTATGGGTTGACGCTGGGCAAGGCTCAGTTGCGCAACAGGTATGGTATTAACGTGCTGGCCATTAAGCGTGGTGAGGAGTACATCGTTTCGCCTTCGGCGGACGAAATGTTACTCAAGGGAGATATAATTTACGTCCTGGGCAATGAACAGCAATTGCAACAATTTTTCAGGAGCAGCGAGTCAAATCGGGGTAGAGAAGTCCGTGTTAATGGTAAAAATGGTAAGTAG
- a CDS encoding DUF89 domain-containing protein, which translates to MKAQLECFSCNIRQAQEAALLAGAPKNLVWRISQEVCKRFASADPEWTPAYMTSLAHQVAKTMTGVDDIYREEKRKYNQIALQLYPRLKAFVEEGPPEERLERAVKVAIAGNIIDLGVYREVSPEKILAQITDEGWGRCHLEAFLEDLEEAESIFYAADNAGEVVFDRVFLEEITPAKKVFFVVKGGPMSNDATLFDAQEAGLGSIVEIITTGRAEIGIDLEKALPEVQKAWEEADLVISKGQANFESLSSWRRDRVYFLLKAKCVPVARELEVPRGALVLQRGLQKTPQPV; encoded by the coding sequence ATGAAGGCTCAACTGGAATGCTTTTCCTGTAACATCAGGCAGGCCCAAGAAGCAGCGCTGCTTGCTGGAGCTCCTAAGAATCTGGTTTGGCGCATTTCCCAAGAGGTTTGTAAGCGTTTCGCCAGCGCAGACCCTGAATGGACTCCAGCCTATATGACTTCTCTTGCTCATCAGGTTGCCAAAACGATGACTGGCGTTGATGATATTTATAGAGAAGAGAAAAGGAAATACAATCAAATTGCCTTACAGCTTTATCCTCGCCTTAAAGCCTTTGTGGAAGAAGGGCCACCTGAAGAAAGGCTGGAGCGAGCAGTTAAAGTTGCCATTGCTGGTAACATTATCGATCTTGGGGTGTATCGAGAAGTTAGTCCCGAAAAAATTCTGGCTCAGATTACTGATGAAGGTTGGGGCAGGTGTCATCTGGAGGCCTTTCTGGAGGATTTGGAAGAGGCAGAATCCATCTTTTATGCAGCGGACAACGCTGGTGAAGTGGTTTTTGACCGGGTTTTCCTGGAAGAAATTACACCTGCTAAGAAGGTCTTTTTTGTGGTTAAAGGTGGTCCCATGTCTAATGATGCTACGCTTTTTGATGCTCAAGAGGCAGGTCTGGGATCGATAGTTGAAATCATAACCACCGGCAGGGCAGAAATAGGCATTGACTTGGAGAAGGCCTTACCCGAGGTGCAAAAGGCTTGGGAAGAAGCAGACCTGGTTATCTCCAAAGGACAGGCCAATTTTGAAAGCCTGAGTTCCTGGAGGCGAGACAGGGTGTACTTCCTTTTGAAAGCCAAGTGCGTTCCGGTGGCACGGGAGTTGGAAGTTCCCCGGGGAGCACTTGTTTTGCAAAGAGGTTTACAGAAAACACCGCAGCCGGTATAG
- a CDS encoding thioesterase family protein, which yields MKSSDLRVGLTGVVETTVNDENTADRFDPDMVPAFATPMLVSLMDNAAHQAVKNHLPEGYISVGTRVSVSHVAATPKGMKVTVRATLVEIYRNKLVFEAEAFDEVEKIGEGRLERFVINREKFLQKLQAKAEK from the coding sequence ATGAAATCCAGTGATTTGAGGGTGGGTCTGACGGGTGTTGTTGAGACGACAGTGAATGACGAAAATACTGCTGACCGCTTTGATCCGGATATGGTTCCCGCTTTCGCCACTCCTATGCTGGTTTCGCTTATGGACAACGCAGCACACCAGGCGGTTAAGAATCATCTTCCGGAGGGGTATATCAGTGTAGGCACCCGGGTCAGTGTGAGCCATGTTGCTGCTACGCCTAAGGGAATGAAAGTGACTGTGCGTGCTACCCTGGTAGAGATATACAGGAATAAACTGGTTTTTGAAGCGGAGGCTTTTGACGAAGTCGAAAAAATTGGAGAAGGCCGACTGGAAAGGTTTGTAATCAATCGCGAAAAGTTTTTGCAAAAGTTACAGGCTAAAGCTGAAAAATAA
- a CDS encoding NUDIX hydrolase — translation MEEKKDVVAAGGIVVRQGKRGIEVLLIQKKDSGAWTLPKGHLEVGEQLENCALREMTEETGLKVRLKGKAGQISYSYHRDGFLVHETVHYFLAEPLTFEEPSPDFHEVQQVVWLPLVEATQKLTYPNERDLLVKLKNILLGSSNQEN, via the coding sequence GTGGAAGAAAAAAAAGACGTTGTCGCTGCGGGAGGAATCGTTGTCCGTCAAGGTAAAAGGGGCATAGAGGTTTTACTGATTCAGAAGAAAGATTCAGGAGCCTGGACTCTTCCTAAGGGTCATCTCGAGGTGGGAGAACAGCTTGAAAACTGTGCCTTGCGTGAGATGACTGAAGAAACTGGTTTGAAAGTACGTTTGAAGGGGAAGGCTGGCCAGATTTCCTATTCTTATCATCGGGATGGTTTTCTTGTTCATGAAACCGTTCACTATTTCCTGGCAGAGCCCCTGACTTTTGAGGAGCCGTCTCCGGATTTTCATGAAGTGCAGCAGGTTGTCTGGCTTCCGCTTGTTGAAGCAACGCAAAAACTAACCTATCCCAACGAGAGAGACTTGCTTGTCAAATTGAAAAATATTTTGCTGGGAAGCTCGAATCAGGAAAATTGA